The Malus domestica chromosome 10, GDT2T_hap1 genome contains a region encoding:
- the LOC103446198 gene encoding urease accessory protein G, whose protein sequence is MADHHHDHHDHDHDHHHHHDHDHSHGSSAATNSWVGADGKVYHSHDGLAPHSHEPIYSPGYFSRRAPPLLSRNFNERAFTIGIGGPVGTGKTALMLALCTLLRDKYSLAAVTNDIFTKEDGEFLVKHGALPEERIRAVETGGCPHAAIREDISINLGPLEELSNLYKTDILLCESGGDNLAANFSRELADYIIYIIDVSAGDKIPRKGGPGITQADLLVINKTDLAAAVGADLAVMERDALRMRDGGPFVFAQVKHGKGVEEIVNHILQAWEVATGKKRH, encoded by the exons ATGGCTGACCACCACCATGATCATCATGACCATGACCATGACCATCATCACCACCATGATCATGATCATAGCCATGGGAGTTCAGCTGCAACGAATTCATGGGTGGGCGCAGATGGGAAGGTGTACCATAGCCACGATGGGTTGGCGCCACACTCACACGAACCCATATACTCTCCTGGCTACTTCAGCAGAAGAGCTCCACCTCTCCTCTCCAGGAATTTCAATGAAAGGGCTTTCACCATTGGCATTGGTGGACCTGTTGGTACTGG GAAAACTGCTTTGATGCTCGCTCTGTGTACACTTTTGCGTGACAAGTACAGTCTTGCTGCA GTGACAAATGATATATTCACAAAAGAGGATGGTGAGTTCTTGGTGAAGCATGGAGCACTTCCTGAAGAAAGAATACGTGCTGTGGAAACTGGGGGCTGCCCACATGCTGCAATTCGTGAAGACATCAGTATTAACCTTGGCCCTCTTGAGGAGCTTTCTAACTTGTACAAGACCGACATACTGCTTTGTGAATCAGGCGGAG ATAATTTAGCCGCGAACTTCAGCAGGGAACTGGCCGActatattatttacattataGATGTCTCTGCTGGTGATAAAATTCCACGAAAAGGTGGCCCTGGAATCACTCAGGCTGACCTTCTG GTGATAAACAAGACTGATCTTGCAGCAGCGGTTGGAGCTGATTTGGCAGTGATGGAGCGTGATGCACTTCGAATGCGAGATGGAGGGCCTTTTGTCTTTGCTCAG GTGAAGCACGGAAAAGGAGTAGAGGAAATCGTGAACCACATATTACAGGCTTGGGAAGTAGCAACGGGGAAGAAGCGCCACTGA
- the LOC103446201 gene encoding uncharacterized protein At4g18257-like, which translates to MAEEEEPKKRRVVVESLGWLTESSIMPKKHRAIGGVGASSIMELKAQLYQSQEESKKSKELAGSDIEFHRAKKRITAHDAFSAKNSGVDARAHKDKLELKAVKDGSASYAALEKKAALYDKLARGELSDEEDKEKYCVDFYGKRVEHDEPQQTQHHDSPAVISPENQDGENNASTLFSTKPLGLGRADATVDNDIHKRFVREVHEEANQAREKASELKLRREEQAAARREKLKQAYIRKQLERLKAASSNKEQT; encoded by the exons atggcggaggaggaggagccgAAGAAGAGAAGGGTGGTGGTGGAATCCCTCGGATGGCTGACGGAGTCCTCAATTATGCCGAAGAAGCACCGCGCCATCGGCGGCGTCGGAGCCTCCTCAATCATGGAGCTCAAGGCCCAACTCTATCAGTCCCAAGAAGAATCCAAGAAGTCCAAAGAACTCGCCGGCTCAGACATCGAGTTCCATCGGGCCAAGAAGAGAATTACCGCACACGACGCCTTCTCCGCCAAGAACTCCGGCGTCGACGCCCGGGCCCACAA GGACAAGCTTGAGCTAAAAGCAGTGAAGGATGGATCGGCAAGCTATGCAGCGTTGGAGAAGAAGGCCGCATTGTACGATAAGCTAGCGAGGGGTGAGCTATCggatgaagaagataaagaaaagtATTGTGTGGATTTTTACGGCAAGAGAGTTGAGCATGACGAACCGCAGCAGACTCAGCACCATGATTCACCTGCTGTAATATCTCCGGAGAATCAAGATGGAGAGAACAATGCTTCTACGCTGTTTAGCACGAAACCTTTGGGGCTTGGGCGAGCGGATGCGACAGTGGACAATGATATTCACAAGCGTTTTGTGAG GGAAGTACACGAAGAAGCAAATCAAGCGAGAGAGAAGGCATCTGAGCTCAAACTGCGCAGGGAAGAGCAAGCAGCTGCTCGTCGTGAGAAGTTAAAACAGGCTTATATACGGAAACAGTTAGAGAGACTTAAAGCAGCATCAAGTAATAAGGAACAGACATGA